A window from Solanum stenotomum isolate F172 chromosome 7, ASM1918654v1, whole genome shotgun sequence encodes these proteins:
- the LOC125870377 gene encoding receptor like protein kinase S.2 isoform X1 — protein sequence MELKRLCFVLPSDDFDEIDHETQEVESHKPKKKIESLSKRGCGGQVFDGEKQVPKIKNESFAKRGFRGQVFDGEKQVPKGKNESFFKRGSGGEILDCEKQVSKVKNESFSKRDSEGEVFDCEKQVSKGKNESFSKRGYGGQVLDGEKQVPKKKNESLTKRGCGGQVLDFIHESFSKLLDSKWVTCCHQEFGEKQFSGVFHDTEGMQLGEKGGGDYNHHHNPRIFSYSELFIGSNGFSEDEVLGSGGFGKVFRAVLPSDGTVVAVKCLAEKGEKFEKTFAAELVAVAHLRHRNLVRLRGWCFHDDQLFLVYDYMPNSSLDRILFRKQDNTGSPVLDWERRKNIVNGLSAALFYLHEQLETQIIHRDVKTSNVMLDSHFNARLGDFGLARWLEHELEYQPRTPSMKNQQFRLAETTRIGGTIGYLPPESFQKKGSATAKSDVFSFGIVVLEIVSGRRAVDLASPDDQIILLDWIRRLSDEKLALQAGDSRLVDGSYKLNDMERLVHIGLLCTLHEPQSRPNMKWVVEALSGHIYGKLPDLPCFKSHPLYISLSSPSNSTTSNTITSRSTATTSTSTTPGFNSTMFITATGDTMYLSAESGSTSSNNESGNCSSNNESGICSSRRQSSNFLMVETAREITFKEIIAATDNFSDSRRVAEIDFGTAYHGFLENNQHVLVKRLGMKTCPALRVRFSNELQNLGRLRHRNLVQLRGWCTEQGEMLVIYDYSQSSLLSHLLFHHNHHRDNASSTLRWRHRYNIVKSLASAVRYLHEEWDEQVIHRCITSSAIILDPDMNPRLGCFALAEFLTRNEHSHHVVVDKNKSVRGIFGYMSPEHMNSGDATTMADVYSFGVVLLEIVSGQMAVDFRRPEALLVNRVHEFEVQKRPYEQLADWRLNGNFNTRELIRLVKLGMACTRYDPESRPSMRQIVNILDGHDQWLMENGRKKESPEEWRTRNASALSLVRRIQALGIQ from the coding sequence ATGGAGCTCAAACGTTTGTGTTTTGTTTTGCCATCTGATGATTTTGATGAGATTGATCATGAAACACAAGAAGTAGAATCACACAAGCCAAagaaaaagattgaatctttatccAAAAGGGGGTGTGGGGGTCAAGTTTTTGATGGTGAAAAGCAAGTTCCAAAGATAAAAAATGAGTCTTTTGCTAAAAGGGGTTTTAGGGGTCAAGTTTTTGATGGTGAAAAACAAGTTCCAAAGGGAAAAAATGAGTCTTTTTTCAAAAGGGGTAGTGGGGGAGAAATTCTTGATTGTGAAAAACAAGTTTCAAAGGTaaaaaatgagtctttttccAAAAGGGATAGTGAGGGTGAAGTTTTTGATTGTGAGAAACAAGTTTCAAAGGGaaaaaatgagtctttttccAAAAGGGGTTATGGGGGACAAGTTCTTGATGGTGAAAAACAAgttccaaagaaaaaaaatgagtctTTAACCAAAAGGGGTTGTGGGGGTCAAGTTCTTGATTTTATTCATGAATCTTTTTCTAAATTACTTGATTCCAAATGGGTAACTTGTTGTCATCAAGAATTTGGGGAAAAACAATTTTCTGGTGTTTTTCATGACACTGAAGGTATGCAGCTAGGTGAGAAAGGTGGTGGTGATTATAATCACCATCATAATCCAAGGATTTTTAGCTATTCTGAGCTGTTTATAGGGTCTAATGGATTTAGTGAGGATGAAGTTTTAGGAAGTGGTGGATTTGGGAAAGTTTTTAGAGCTGTTTTACCTAGTGATGGAACAGTTGTAGCTGTGAAATGTTTAGCTGAGAAAGGGGAGAAATTTGAGAAAACATTTGCTGCTGAGTTGGTGGCAGTTGCTCATCTCCGCCATCGGAATCTTGTGAGGCTAAGGGGGTGGTGTTTTCATGATGATCAGTTGTTCCTTGTGTATGATTATATGCCTAACAGTAGCCTTGATCGGATTTTGTTCCGAAAACAGGACAATACAGGGTCCCCTGTTCTTGATTGGGAACGTCGAAAAAATATAGTTAATGGCTTGTCTGCTGCCTTGTTTTATCTCCATGAACAATTGGAGACTCAGATCATTCATAGAGATGTTAAGACAAGCAATGTGATGCTTGATTCCCATTTCAACGCCCGACTAGGCGATTTTGGTTTAGCTAGGTGGTTGGAACATGAACTCGAGTACCAACCGAGGACTCCTTCTATGAAGAATCAGCAGTTTAGATTGGCTGAGACAACAAGAATTGGTGGAACTATAGGGTACTTACCTCCTGAAAGTTTTCAGAAAAAAGGTTCTGCCACTGCAAAATCTGATGTGTTTAGCTTTGGGATTGTTGTACTGGAGATTGTTTCAGGAAGGCGCGCTGTTGATCTCGCGTCCCCGGATGATCAGATCATACTTCTTGATTGGATCAGGAGACTTTCTGATGAAAAATTGGCCTTACAAGCTGGTGACAGCAGACTTGTTGATGGTTCTTACAAGCTTAATGATATGGAGAGGCTAGTACATATTGGCCTTCTTTGTACACTTCATGAACCTCAATCAAGGCCTAATATGAAATGGGTTGTGGAAGCACTTTCTGGTCATATTTATGGTAAATTGCCTGATCTTCCTTGTTTTAAGTCCCATCCTCTTTATATATCTTTGTCATCACCAAGCAATAGTACAACTAGCAACACAATCACCTCAAGGTCCACTGCCACAACCAGCACGAGCACGACGCCCGGTTTCAACtcaacaatgttcatcacagCCACAGGAGATACCATGTATCTAAGTGCTGAAAGTGGAAGCACCAGCAGCAATAATGAGTCTGGAAATTGCAGCAGCAATAATGAGTCTGGAATTTGCAGCAGCAGGCGCCAATCGAGTAATTTCCTGATGGTTGAAACTGCTAGGGAGATCACATTCAAGGAGATCATTGCTGCCACGGACAATTTTTCGGATTCAAGAAGAGTTGCTGAGATTGACTTTGGAACTGCTTATCATGGCTTTCTTGAAAACAACCAGCATGTCTTAGTGAAAAGGTTGGGAATGAAAACTTGTCCTGCTTTACGAGTGAGGTTCTCGAATGAACTTCAGAACTTAGGACGATTACGCCACAGAAACCTGGTGCAACTCCGCGGATGGTGCACCGAGCAAGGTGAAATGCTTGTCATTTATGATTACTCTCAGAGTAGCCTTTTAAGCCACCTCCTTTTccatcataatcatcataggGACAATGCCTCCAGTACCCTAAGATGGCGTCATCGGTATAACATTGTCAAATCACTTGCCTCTGCAGTTCGCTATCTACATGAGGAATGGGATGAACAGGTCATACACAGATGCATCACATCATCTGCCATCATTCTTGATCCAGATATGAACCCAAGGCTTGGTTGCTTTGCTCTTGCTGAATTCTTGACTCGAAATGAGCATAGCCATCATGTTGTGGTTGATAAAAACAAATCTGTTAGAGGGATTTTCGGTTACATGTCACCGGAGCATATGAATTCTGGTGATGCAACAACAATGGCTGATGTTTATAGCTTTGGCGTAGTTCTGCTTGAGATAGTTAGTGGTCAGATGGCAGTAGATTTCCGCCGGCCTGAGGCTTTGTTGGTTAACCGAGTTCATGAATTCGAGGTGCAGAAAAGGCCATACGAACAACTTGCAGATTGGAGGTTGAATGGAAACTTCAACACCAGGGAACTGATCAGGCTTGTCAAATTAGGAATGGCTTGCACTAGGTACGATCCTGAATCAAGACCGAGCATGAGGCAAATAGTGAACATTCTCGATGGACATGATCAATGGTTAATGGAAAATGGACGAAAGAAGGAGAGCCCGGAAGAATGGAGAACAAGAAATGCTTCTGCTTTGTCCCTTGTAAGGAGAATTCAAGCTCTTGGTATACAATGA
- the LOC125870377 gene encoding receptor like protein kinase S.2 isoform X2 produces MKKNESLTKRGCGGQVLDFIHESFSKLLDSKWVTCCHQEFGEKQFSGVFHDTEGMQLGEKGGGDYNHHHNPRIFSYSELFIGSNGFSEDEVLGSGGFGKVFRAVLPSDGTVVAVKCLAEKGEKFEKTFAAELVAVAHLRHRNLVRLRGWCFHDDQLFLVYDYMPNSSLDRILFRKQDNTGSPVLDWERRKNIVNGLSAALFYLHEQLETQIIHRDVKTSNVMLDSHFNARLGDFGLARWLEHELEYQPRTPSMKNQQFRLAETTRIGGTIGYLPPESFQKKGSATAKSDVFSFGIVVLEIVSGRRAVDLASPDDQIILLDWIRRLSDEKLALQAGDSRLVDGSYKLNDMERLVHIGLLCTLHEPQSRPNMKWVVEALSGHIYGKLPDLPCFKSHPLYISLSSPSNSTTSNTITSRSTATTSTSTTPGFNSTMFITATGDTMYLSAESGSTSSNNESGNCSSNNESGICSSRRQSSNFLMVETAREITFKEIIAATDNFSDSRRVAEIDFGTAYHGFLENNQHVLVKRLGMKTCPALRVRFSNELQNLGRLRHRNLVQLRGWCTEQGEMLVIYDYSQSSLLSHLLFHHNHHRDNASSTLRWRHRYNIVKSLASAVRYLHEEWDEQVIHRCITSSAIILDPDMNPRLGCFALAEFLTRNEHSHHVVVDKNKSVRGIFGYMSPEHMNSGDATTMADVYSFGVVLLEIVSGQMAVDFRRPEALLVNRVHEFEVQKRPYEQLADWRLNGNFNTRELIRLVKLGMACTRYDPESRPSMRQIVNILDGHDQWLMENGRKKESPEEWRTRNASALSLVRRIQALGIQ; encoded by the coding sequence aaaaaaaatgagtctTTAACCAAAAGGGGTTGTGGGGGTCAAGTTCTTGATTTTATTCATGAATCTTTTTCTAAATTACTTGATTCCAAATGGGTAACTTGTTGTCATCAAGAATTTGGGGAAAAACAATTTTCTGGTGTTTTTCATGACACTGAAGGTATGCAGCTAGGTGAGAAAGGTGGTGGTGATTATAATCACCATCATAATCCAAGGATTTTTAGCTATTCTGAGCTGTTTATAGGGTCTAATGGATTTAGTGAGGATGAAGTTTTAGGAAGTGGTGGATTTGGGAAAGTTTTTAGAGCTGTTTTACCTAGTGATGGAACAGTTGTAGCTGTGAAATGTTTAGCTGAGAAAGGGGAGAAATTTGAGAAAACATTTGCTGCTGAGTTGGTGGCAGTTGCTCATCTCCGCCATCGGAATCTTGTGAGGCTAAGGGGGTGGTGTTTTCATGATGATCAGTTGTTCCTTGTGTATGATTATATGCCTAACAGTAGCCTTGATCGGATTTTGTTCCGAAAACAGGACAATACAGGGTCCCCTGTTCTTGATTGGGAACGTCGAAAAAATATAGTTAATGGCTTGTCTGCTGCCTTGTTTTATCTCCATGAACAATTGGAGACTCAGATCATTCATAGAGATGTTAAGACAAGCAATGTGATGCTTGATTCCCATTTCAACGCCCGACTAGGCGATTTTGGTTTAGCTAGGTGGTTGGAACATGAACTCGAGTACCAACCGAGGACTCCTTCTATGAAGAATCAGCAGTTTAGATTGGCTGAGACAACAAGAATTGGTGGAACTATAGGGTACTTACCTCCTGAAAGTTTTCAGAAAAAAGGTTCTGCCACTGCAAAATCTGATGTGTTTAGCTTTGGGATTGTTGTACTGGAGATTGTTTCAGGAAGGCGCGCTGTTGATCTCGCGTCCCCGGATGATCAGATCATACTTCTTGATTGGATCAGGAGACTTTCTGATGAAAAATTGGCCTTACAAGCTGGTGACAGCAGACTTGTTGATGGTTCTTACAAGCTTAATGATATGGAGAGGCTAGTACATATTGGCCTTCTTTGTACACTTCATGAACCTCAATCAAGGCCTAATATGAAATGGGTTGTGGAAGCACTTTCTGGTCATATTTATGGTAAATTGCCTGATCTTCCTTGTTTTAAGTCCCATCCTCTTTATATATCTTTGTCATCACCAAGCAATAGTACAACTAGCAACACAATCACCTCAAGGTCCACTGCCACAACCAGCACGAGCACGACGCCCGGTTTCAACtcaacaatgttcatcacagCCACAGGAGATACCATGTATCTAAGTGCTGAAAGTGGAAGCACCAGCAGCAATAATGAGTCTGGAAATTGCAGCAGCAATAATGAGTCTGGAATTTGCAGCAGCAGGCGCCAATCGAGTAATTTCCTGATGGTTGAAACTGCTAGGGAGATCACATTCAAGGAGATCATTGCTGCCACGGACAATTTTTCGGATTCAAGAAGAGTTGCTGAGATTGACTTTGGAACTGCTTATCATGGCTTTCTTGAAAACAACCAGCATGTCTTAGTGAAAAGGTTGGGAATGAAAACTTGTCCTGCTTTACGAGTGAGGTTCTCGAATGAACTTCAGAACTTAGGACGATTACGCCACAGAAACCTGGTGCAACTCCGCGGATGGTGCACCGAGCAAGGTGAAATGCTTGTCATTTATGATTACTCTCAGAGTAGCCTTTTAAGCCACCTCCTTTTccatcataatcatcataggGACAATGCCTCCAGTACCCTAAGATGGCGTCATCGGTATAACATTGTCAAATCACTTGCCTCTGCAGTTCGCTATCTACATGAGGAATGGGATGAACAGGTCATACACAGATGCATCACATCATCTGCCATCATTCTTGATCCAGATATGAACCCAAGGCTTGGTTGCTTTGCTCTTGCTGAATTCTTGACTCGAAATGAGCATAGCCATCATGTTGTGGTTGATAAAAACAAATCTGTTAGAGGGATTTTCGGTTACATGTCACCGGAGCATATGAATTCTGGTGATGCAACAACAATGGCTGATGTTTATAGCTTTGGCGTAGTTCTGCTTGAGATAGTTAGTGGTCAGATGGCAGTAGATTTCCGCCGGCCTGAGGCTTTGTTGGTTAACCGAGTTCATGAATTCGAGGTGCAGAAAAGGCCATACGAACAACTTGCAGATTGGAGGTTGAATGGAAACTTCAACACCAGGGAACTGATCAGGCTTGTCAAATTAGGAATGGCTTGCACTAGGTACGATCCTGAATCAAGACCGAGCATGAGGCAAATAGTGAACATTCTCGATGGACATGATCAATGGTTAATGGAAAATGGACGAAAGAAGGAGAGCCCGGAAGAATGGAGAACAAGAAATGCTTCTGCTTTGTCCCTTGTAAGGAGAATTCAAGCTCTTGGTATACAATGA